In Anaeromicrobium sediminis, one genomic interval encodes:
- a CDS encoding iron-sulfur cluster assembly scaffold protein yields the protein MYSQITMDHFQNPRNVGVIENYDGMGVAGDPECGDYLKIYIKVHNDFIKDIKFQVHGCCGAIASSSMTTVLAKDKPVMAAYAISEKNIIESLGGLPPEKEHCSVLGSLALKKAIVDYARNRKDK from the coding sequence ATGTATTCACAAATAACAATGGATCACTTTCAAAATCCAAGAAATGTGGGAGTGATAGAAAATTATGATGGAATGGGAGTAGCCGGGGATCCAGAATGTGGAGATTATTTGAAGATATACATAAAAGTACATAATGATTTTATAAAGGATATAAAATTTCAGGTACATGGTTGCTGTGGTGCTATTGCATCTAGTAGTATGACAACTGTATTAGCAAAGGATAAACCTGTTATGGCAGCTTATGCTATCTCTGAAAAGAATATAATAGAAAGTCTGGGAGGATTGCCACCAGAAAAAGAACATTGCTCTGTATTAGGGTCCTTGGCTTTGAAAAAGGCCATAGTAGATTATGCAAGGAATAGAAAGGATAAATAG
- a CDS encoding DUF4085 family protein, with the protein MKFFKRNLYDVMGLTELSLFREKKNVKKFWRESYEEQFKDKESTYQKAIVSMIPELGEYIANGERLYTEEGPSEALQLKIPELVSKFHEKWENMCSEYNQYYREIANSLPTSMVEFKKCSIHDAIILDIQRPKEDELIIELDGSSCCYDCYRGGDFRILFEGIKVLDMPENSISRLCLYEEVHLCDEGKFDYRLLLDEGEMRIIADHVQVIQV; encoded by the coding sequence ATGAAGTTTTTTAAAAGAAACTTATATGATGTAATGGGGCTTACAGAATTATCTCTATTTAGAGAAAAGAAGAATGTTAAGAAGTTTTGGAGAGAATCTTATGAAGAACAATTCAAAGACAAGGAATCTACATACCAAAAGGCAATAGTAAGTATGATACCGGAATTAGGAGAATATATAGCTAATGGGGAAAGGCTATATACAGAAGAAGGTCCATCGGAAGCGTTACAATTAAAAATTCCTGAGTTAGTAAGTAAATTTCATGAAAAATGGGAAAATATGTGTAGTGAATATAATCAGTATTATAGAGAAATTGCAAACTCATTGCCAACAAGCATGGTTGAATTTAAAAAATGTAGTATACATGATGCCATAATACTAGATATTCAAAGACCTAAGGAAGATGAACTTATAATAGAGTTAGATGGTAGTTCATGCTGTTATGACTGCTATAGGGGTGGAGACTTTAGAATATTATTTGAGGGAATAAAGGTATTGGATATGCCTGAAAATAGTATATCTAGGTTATGTTTATATGAAGAAGTTCATTTATGCGATGAAGGTAAATTTGATTATAGGTTACTATTAGATGAAGGTGAAATGAGAATAATAGCAGATCATGTTCAAGTGATTCAAGTTTAG